Proteins co-encoded in one Mycobacterium mantenii genomic window:
- the tpx gene encoding thiol peroxidase yields the protein MAQITLRGNPINTVGELPAVGSKAPAFRLVGGDLAAVSSEQFGGKPVVLNIFPSIDTPVCANSVRTFNERAAGGGATVVNVSKDLPFAQARFCGAEGIENVTSGSAFRDSFGEDYGVTITDGPMAGLLARAIVVIGADGNVAYTELVPEIAQEPNYDAALAAAG from the coding sequence ATGGCACAGATAACGTTGCGTGGAAACCCGATCAACACTGTCGGCGAGCTGCCTGCCGTCGGATCCAAAGCCCCGGCCTTCAGGCTGGTCGGCGGCGATCTGGCCGCGGTGAGCAGCGAGCAATTCGGCGGTAAGCCGGTGGTGCTCAACATCTTTCCGTCGATCGACACGCCGGTGTGCGCGAACAGCGTGCGGACCTTCAACGAGCGCGCCGCAGGCGGCGGGGCGACCGTCGTGAACGTCTCGAAGGACCTGCCGTTCGCGCAGGCGCGATTTTGTGGCGCCGAGGGCATCGAGAACGTCACGAGCGGTTCGGCGTTCCGGGACAGCTTCGGTGAGGACTACGGGGTCACCATCACCGACGGTCCGATGGCGGGGTTGCTCGCCCGGGCCATCGTGGTGATCGGCGCCGACGGCAATGTCGCCTACACCGAGCTGGTGCCCGAAATCGCGCAGGAGCCGAACTACGACGCGGCTCTGGCCGCGGCGGGCTGA
- a CDS encoding NAD(P)H-dependent flavin oxidoreductase gives MTTGDPGRAPNRVCALARIDIPIIQAPMTYIAGAPLAAAVSNAGALGIIETTSDQGRADLRRVRELTGGAVGANIALLFNRDPAMLDLLVANDIRFVTTSAGSPSVFTDRLHDAGITVFHVVGTLAAAKKAVDAGVDGLVVEGVEGGGFKNRFGASTMVLLPLVATHVDVPIVAAGGICDARSMAAAFVLGAEAVQMGTRLLASADSPVHGNLKQAVIDADETGTVMLPLDGKRMMRVIRTPAAEQLDTATSAEEGAAALQRVQRLYFDGDMDASVANTGQVAGRIRDLPPAADIIEEMWRGCREVLAATSQWVGRP, from the coding sequence ATGACCACCGGCGACCCGGGTCGCGCACCCAACCGGGTCTGCGCGCTTGCGCGCATCGACATCCCGATCATCCAGGCGCCGATGACCTACATCGCCGGCGCCCCGCTGGCAGCGGCGGTGTCGAATGCCGGTGCGCTGGGAATCATCGAGACCACCTCGGATCAGGGTCGAGCCGACCTGCGGCGGGTGCGCGAGCTGACCGGTGGTGCCGTCGGCGCGAACATTGCGCTGTTGTTCAACCGGGACCCGGCGATGCTGGACCTGCTCGTCGCCAACGACATTCGGTTCGTGACCACCTCGGCCGGCAGCCCGTCGGTGTTCACCGATCGCCTGCACGATGCGGGCATCACCGTGTTCCACGTGGTCGGCACCCTGGCCGCGGCCAAGAAGGCCGTCGACGCCGGCGTGGACGGACTGGTGGTCGAAGGCGTCGAAGGAGGCGGATTCAAGAACCGGTTCGGCGCGTCGACGATGGTGTTGCTGCCGTTGGTGGCGACCCACGTCGACGTCCCGATCGTGGCCGCCGGAGGGATCTGCGACGCGCGGTCCATGGCGGCCGCTTTTGTGCTCGGCGCCGAAGCGGTGCAGATGGGCACCCGGCTGCTCGCCTCGGCCGACTCCCCGGTGCACGGCAACCTCAAGCAAGCGGTCATCGACGCCGACGAGACCGGCACGGTGATGCTGCCCCTCGACGGCAAGCGAATGATGCGAGTGATCCGCACACCCGCCGCCGAGCAGCTCGATACCGCGACGTCTGCCGAGGAGGGCGCCGCGGCACTGCAACGCGTGCAGCGGCTCTACTTCGACGGCGACATGGACGCCAGCGTGGCCAACACGGGTCAGGTGGCCGGGCGCATCCGGGATCTGCCCCCGGCCGCCGACATCATCGAAGAGATGTGGCGGGGTTGCCGAGAGGTGCTGGCGGCCACGTCGCAGTGGGTGGGCCGGCCCTAG
- a CDS encoding NYN domain-containing protein yields MRWIVDGMNVIGSRPDGWWKDRDGAMVTLVETLDRWASSQGETVTVVFERPPSAALTSSAIEIAHAPRAAANSADDEIVRLVAADAAPHDLRVVTSDRALTERVRSLGASVHRSENFRNLVDPRDR; encoded by the coding sequence GTGCGCTGGATTGTCGACGGCATGAATGTGATCGGAAGCCGCCCCGACGGCTGGTGGAAGGACCGCGATGGTGCCATGGTCACGTTGGTCGAAACGCTGGACCGATGGGCGTCGAGTCAAGGAGAAACGGTGACAGTGGTGTTTGAGCGACCGCCGTCAGCGGCCCTCACGTCATCGGCGATAGAGATTGCGCACGCACCCAGGGCGGCCGCGAATTCGGCCGACGACGAGATCGTCCGGCTGGTCGCGGCCGACGCAGCGCCGCACGACCTTCGCGTCGTGACGTCCGACCGGGCGCTGACCGAGCGAGTGCGAAGCCTGGGTGCATCCGTGCACCGGTCGGAAAACTTCCGCAATCTCGTCGATCCGCGGGACCGATGA
- a CDS encoding acyl-CoA dehydrogenase family protein, whose product MTSIADTEDRVVALARGMRDLVQAEAAESERARTLTPAIVDAMWGSGLMSAFNPVAAGGVEPSFTGMIETWIEMAWQDGSFGWVGIANLPSSFAAAAYLPDDGFAEVFTAHDNRVTMGGQFFPNGQGNAVDGGYLVNGAWNFGSGTGHSQYIAAGFFPMDNGEMRWISEGFPEMRVAVIPREQISFNDGWFVQGLKGTGSYDYSAAEVFVPESRTFELFVRQPYRGTSPATRMGLMPVTAAGHASWALGVAKSMLDDVQELAATKFRMSDMASLASRPTFQKGLAHHRAAWRAARLLVLDAFTCAEGAVAAGEDLTPALRADMRVAAVYATDTARSCAEWAHLVAGTSSIREGSRLERAFRDIYTGTQHAFISEKVAIDVAQIWLGIIDDQPGL is encoded by the coding sequence ATGACGTCGATCGCCGATACCGAGGACCGGGTTGTCGCGCTGGCCCGCGGCATGCGGGACCTGGTGCAGGCCGAAGCCGCCGAATCCGAACGCGCGCGCACCCTCACCCCGGCGATCGTCGACGCGATGTGGGGGAGCGGCCTGATGTCGGCGTTCAACCCGGTGGCGGCCGGTGGCGTCGAGCCGTCGTTCACCGGGATGATCGAAACCTGGATCGAGATGGCTTGGCAGGATGGGTCATTCGGCTGGGTGGGCATCGCCAACCTGCCGTCGTCCTTCGCCGCGGCGGCGTACCTGCCCGACGACGGTTTCGCCGAGGTGTTCACCGCGCACGACAACCGGGTCACCATGGGCGGCCAATTCTTTCCCAACGGACAGGGCAACGCCGTCGACGGCGGCTACTTGGTCAACGGCGCGTGGAACTTCGGCTCGGGCACCGGGCACTCCCAATACATCGCGGCGGGATTCTTTCCGATGGACAACGGCGAGATGCGCTGGATCAGTGAGGGTTTCCCCGAGATGCGGGTGGCCGTGATTCCGCGGGAACAGATCAGTTTCAACGACGGCTGGTTCGTGCAGGGGCTGAAGGGAACCGGCTCCTACGACTACAGCGCCGCGGAGGTGTTCGTACCCGAGAGCCGCACGTTCGAGCTGTTCGTGCGTCAGCCCTACCGGGGGACATCGCCGGCCACCAGGATGGGACTGATGCCCGTGACCGCCGCCGGGCACGCGTCGTGGGCGCTGGGCGTGGCCAAGAGCATGCTCGACGACGTCCAGGAGCTGGCCGCGACGAAGTTCCGGATGAGTGACATGGCATCGCTGGCCAGCCGCCCCACCTTTCAGAAGGGACTCGCGCATCACCGCGCGGCCTGGCGTGCGGCACGGCTCCTGGTGCTCGACGCGTTCACCTGCGCCGAAGGCGCGGTGGCGGCGGGGGAGGACCTGACACCGGCGCTGCGTGCCGACATGCGGGTGGCCGCCGTCTACGCCACCGACACGGCCCGAAGCTGCGCCGAATGGGCCCACCTGGTCGCCGGGACCAGCTCGATCCGGGAGGGCAGCCGGCTGGAGCGCGCCTTCCGTGACATCTACACCGGCACCCAGCACGCGTTCATCAGTGAGAAGGTCGCCATCGACGTCGCCCAGATCTGGCTCGGCATCATCGACGACCAGCCCGGGCTGTAG
- a CDS encoding NAD-dependent epimerase/dehydratase family protein, translating to MRGSKILITGPTGQIATPIARALAADNEVWGIARFTDPAAREGLEKAGIRCEKVNLAAGDFTGLPSDFEYVLNLAVAKSGSWDKDLAANAESVGLLMAHCRNAKAFLHCSSAAVYDPPGDDPRSERSALGDNHKPLFPTYSISKIAGEVVARSVARVVGLPTTIARLNVPYGDNGGWPFYHMEMMLGGIPIPVPPGEPARYNPIHEDDIIATIPKLLEVASVPATTVNWCGDQTVSLQEWCDYLGSLVGAEPLFEASEQALRGNPTTTDRMHELIGGTSVDWRDGLRRMAAKFHPDLVAV from the coding sequence ATGCGCGGCTCGAAAATCCTGATCACCGGCCCGACCGGTCAAATCGCCACCCCCATCGCACGGGCGCTTGCCGCCGACAACGAGGTCTGGGGGATCGCCCGTTTCACCGACCCCGCCGCGCGAGAAGGCCTCGAGAAGGCTGGAATTCGTTGCGAGAAGGTGAATCTGGCGGCCGGCGACTTCACCGGTCTGCCATCCGATTTCGAGTACGTCCTCAACTTGGCGGTGGCCAAGAGCGGCAGCTGGGACAAGGACCTGGCGGCCAACGCGGAGTCGGTCGGCCTGCTGATGGCCCACTGCCGCAACGCGAAGGCCTTCCTGCACTGCTCGTCGGCCGCCGTGTATGACCCGCCCGGCGATGACCCGCGCAGCGAGCGGTCCGCCCTCGGCGACAACCACAAGCCGCTGTTTCCCACCTACTCCATCTCCAAGATCGCCGGCGAAGTGGTCGCCCGATCGGTGGCGCGCGTCGTCGGCCTGCCCACCACGATCGCGCGGCTCAACGTTCCCTACGGCGACAACGGCGGGTGGCCGTTCTATCACATGGAGATGATGCTGGGCGGCATCCCGATTCCCGTCCCGCCCGGTGAGCCCGCCCGCTACAACCCGATACACGAGGACGACATCATCGCGACCATCCCCAAGCTGCTCGAGGTCGCATCGGTCCCGGCGACCACGGTCAACTGGTGCGGCGACCAGACGGTCAGCCTGCAGGAGTGGTGCGACTACCTCGGCTCACTCGTCGGCGCGGAGCCGCTCTTCGAGGCGAGCGAACAGGCGTTGCGCGGCAACCCCACCACCACCGACCGGATGCACGAGCTGATCGGCGGTACCTCCGTCGACTGGCGCGACGGGCTCCGCCGCATGGCGGCGAAATTCCACCCGGACCTCGTCGCCGTCTAG
- a CDS encoding aldehyde dehydrogenase family protein, which yields MTVQAVLDDIRKRPGTGDVIAVVDPATEETITEFTDCGQEAVNDAAVRAKASFESGVWSELPGRERAKILWRIGDLIDEHAEDFAQLDSLNTGMPLMQAQLQMSTCSEFFRYYAGWCSKINGVAYDVKTDGIATDNYVNMHAYTLKEPYSVVGLIFPWNGPIFNASAKLAPALAAGGSLLVKPAEETPLSALLLDRLIHEAGVPEGVVNLLTGYGHTAGAAITAHPDVQKVAFTGSTEVGKEIVRASADNLKKVTLELGGKSPVLIFDDANLDNAIMMASLGIFVHSGQGCVCGSRIFAQRGVYDRVVEGIAMMANSFKLGAPSEEGCVSGPLISQKQLNRVMGFIDEGKKDGVEVVTGGHRLDRKGYFVHPTVLTNVDTSMRLYQQEIFGPVVTILPFDDEDEAVALANDTTYGLAATAWTENLGRAHRIMRRLQAGSVQVNCQLVFDHDVPFGGYKQSGWGHEFGKEGLEIYLKTKSVWAQL from the coding sequence ATGACGGTGCAGGCGGTATTGGACGACATTCGCAAGCGCCCCGGAACGGGTGACGTCATCGCGGTCGTCGATCCCGCGACCGAGGAGACGATCACCGAATTCACCGACTGCGGGCAGGAAGCGGTCAACGACGCCGCCGTGCGGGCGAAGGCGTCCTTCGAGTCGGGTGTCTGGTCCGAGCTTCCGGGCCGCGAGCGGGCCAAGATCTTGTGGCGCATCGGGGACTTGATCGACGAGCACGCCGAGGATTTCGCCCAACTCGATTCGCTCAACACCGGCATGCCGCTGATGCAGGCCCAGTTGCAGATGTCCACCTGCTCGGAGTTCTTCCGGTACTACGCCGGCTGGTGTTCGAAGATCAACGGCGTCGCCTACGACGTGAAGACCGACGGCATCGCGACCGACAACTACGTCAATATGCACGCGTACACGCTCAAGGAGCCCTACAGCGTGGTGGGCCTGATCTTCCCGTGGAACGGCCCGATCTTCAACGCCAGCGCGAAGCTCGCGCCGGCCCTGGCCGCGGGCGGCAGCCTGCTCGTCAAGCCCGCCGAGGAGACGCCGCTGTCGGCGCTGCTGTTGGACAGGCTCATCCACGAGGCCGGCGTGCCCGAGGGCGTCGTCAACCTGCTGACCGGTTACGGCCACACCGCGGGCGCCGCGATCACCGCGCACCCCGATGTCCAGAAGGTCGCCTTCACCGGGTCGACCGAGGTCGGCAAGGAGATCGTGCGGGCCTCGGCGGACAACCTGAAAAAGGTCACGCTGGAGCTCGGCGGCAAATCGCCGGTGCTGATCTTCGACGACGCCAACCTGGACAACGCGATCATGATGGCATCGCTGGGCATCTTCGTGCACTCGGGCCAGGGCTGCGTGTGCGGGTCGCGCATCTTCGCCCAGCGCGGTGTCTACGACCGGGTCGTGGAAGGCATTGCGATGATGGCGAATTCGTTCAAGCTGGGCGCCCCCAGCGAGGAGGGCTGCGTCAGCGGCCCGCTGATCAGCCAGAAGCAACTGAACCGCGTCATGGGCTTCATCGACGAGGGCAAGAAGGACGGCGTCGAGGTGGTCACCGGCGGCCACCGGCTGGACCGCAAGGGCTACTTCGTCCACCCGACGGTGCTCACCAACGTCGACACCAGCATGCGGCTGTACCAGCAGGAGATCTTCGGCCCCGTGGTCACCATCCTGCCGTTCGACGACGAGGACGAGGCCGTGGCCCTGGCCAATGACACCACCTACGGCCTGGCGGCCACCGCCTGGACGGAGAACCTCGGCCGGGCCCACCGGATCATGCGGCGACTGCAGGCCGGCAGTGTCCAGGTCAATTGCCAGCTGGTCTTCGACCACGATGTGCCGTTCGGCGGCTACAAGCAGTCCGGCTGGGGCCACGAGTTCGGGAAAGAGGGCCTCGAGATCTACCTCAAGACGAAGTCGGTCTGGGCTCAGCTCTAG
- a CDS encoding SOUL family heme-binding protein: MMNPIKLAEQVAESVLAVGGIRVGTEEPKYTHRRLTDTVEIRRYGPRIAAETVVDADENRARNEGFRRLAGYIFGGNRGDQSISMTAPVSQQSSRGGERIAMTAPVAQSAGTESGWAIRFFMPAKWTMETLPAPNDDRVRLVTVPPATVAVLRFSGDRSPKAVSARTGELLTILRDKGIQPTGNPEAWFYDPPWTVPMRRRNEITVAVDPASVPD, from the coding sequence ATGATGAATCCGATCAAGCTCGCCGAACAGGTCGCCGAATCGGTGCTGGCGGTGGGCGGCATCCGGGTGGGCACCGAGGAGCCCAAGTACACGCACCGCCGACTTACCGACACCGTCGAAATCCGCCGCTACGGTCCGCGGATCGCCGCCGAGACGGTTGTCGACGCCGACGAGAACCGCGCCCGCAACGAAGGGTTCCGGCGATTGGCGGGATACATCTTCGGCGGTAATCGGGGCGATCAATCGATCTCGATGACGGCACCGGTCAGCCAGCAGTCGAGCCGGGGCGGCGAGCGGATCGCGATGACCGCGCCCGTCGCCCAATCCGCAGGCACCGAGAGTGGCTGGGCCATCCGGTTTTTCATGCCCGCCAAGTGGACGATGGAGACCCTTCCCGCGCCCAACGATGACCGGGTCCGCCTCGTCACCGTGCCGCCCGCGACCGTGGCGGTGCTGCGATTCAGCGGTGACCGCAGCCCCAAGGCGGTCAGCGCCCGCACGGGCGAGCTTTTGACGATATTGCGGGACAAGGGGATTCAACCGACCGGCAATCCCGAAGCCTGGTTCTACGACCCACCGTGGACGGTGCCGATGCGGCGTCGTAACGAGATCACCGTCGCCGTCGATCCGGCCTCCGTTCCCGACTAG
- a CDS encoding class I SAM-dependent methyltransferase, whose protein sequence is MMNPGDNPHPDAGLLTGVSETALLTLYGRAYQAGHPDPIIDDPTAVRLVESIDFDFEKFGRKGQEMALRSLAVDQCAIDYLITHPRATVVALAEGFQTSFWRLDRALPDPQFTWVSVDLPPVVELRQRLLPHSTRITHLAQSALDYGWIDKVDARHGVFITAEGLLMYLQPDEALGLIAQCASSFPGGQMFFDLPPTIVKHIARNGLRSSKRYRVPPMPFSLSARQLTRWAQTTPGIRAVHDVPMPKGRGVFFGTLYPALWRFPPMKPYRGIYALLEFG, encoded by the coding sequence ATGATGAATCCTGGGGACAACCCGCACCCGGATGCCGGGCTGCTGACCGGCGTCTCGGAAACGGCGCTTCTCACGCTTTACGGAAGGGCATACCAGGCCGGGCACCCGGACCCGATCATCGACGACCCGACGGCCGTCAGGCTCGTCGAGTCCATCGACTTCGACTTCGAAAAATTCGGCCGCAAGGGCCAGGAGATGGCGCTGCGCTCGCTGGCCGTCGACCAGTGCGCGATCGACTACCTGATCACGCACCCCCGCGCAACCGTCGTCGCGCTTGCCGAAGGCTTCCAAACGTCGTTCTGGCGCCTGGACCGCGCCCTGCCCGACCCGCAATTCACGTGGGTCTCGGTGGACTTGCCGCCGGTCGTCGAACTTCGACAGCGCCTGCTGCCGCATTCCACGCGCATCACCCACCTCGCGCAATCCGCGCTCGACTACGGCTGGATCGACAAGGTCGACGCCCGCCACGGCGTGTTCATCACCGCCGAGGGCCTGTTGATGTACCTGCAGCCCGATGAGGCGCTGGGACTGATCGCCCAGTGCGCCAGCAGCTTTCCCGGCGGCCAGATGTTCTTCGACCTACCGCCGACGATCGTCAAGCACATCGCGCGAAACGGGCTGCGTTCGTCCAAGCGCTACCGGGTGCCGCCGATGCCGTTCAGCCTCTCGGCCCGTCAACTGACGCGATGGGCGCAGACCACGCCCGGCATCCGCGCCGTGCACGATGTGCCGATGCCCAAGGGGCGGGGCGTGTTCTTTGGAACCCTGTATCCCGCGTTGTGGCGGTTCCCGCCGATGAAGCCCTACCGCGGGATCTACGCCCTGCTCGAATTCGGTTGA
- a CDS encoding NADP-dependent oxidoreductase encodes MTGRNRRFLLRERPTGRIGPNTFELSEEAIPELGDGQALVRVGWISLDPTNRMWINDTPTYLPPVGIGEVMRAAGLGEVVASKSARFAVGQQVQGLLGWQEYAVLDDTAMVNPVDVAQGISPSAYLGALGMTGLTAWIGIRDIGKPRPGETVIVSAAAGAVGSVAGQLAKAVGARVVGIAGGPEKCALLTDQLGFDAAVDHRANDWAAQLAAATPDGIDVDFENVGGDLMDAIFARLNIGARVALCGLISGYNAEDPPPGPRAFGNLLIQRATVQGFIVLDHFGRAAEAIGEIAGLIEAGKLTPLETVVEGFEQLPTAINMLFDGKNVGKLVVKVG; translated from the coding sequence ATGACCGGACGAAACCGTCGCTTCCTGCTTCGCGAACGACCCACCGGACGCATCGGCCCGAACACCTTCGAACTGAGCGAGGAGGCGATCCCCGAGCTCGGCGATGGCCAGGCGCTCGTGCGGGTCGGCTGGATTTCGCTCGACCCCACGAACCGCATGTGGATCAACGACACCCCGACGTACCTGCCCCCGGTCGGGATCGGCGAGGTCATGCGCGCCGCCGGGCTCGGTGAGGTGGTCGCGTCCAAGAGCGCCAGATTCGCGGTCGGCCAGCAGGTGCAAGGCCTGCTCGGCTGGCAGGAGTACGCGGTCCTCGACGACACGGCGATGGTGAACCCGGTCGACGTCGCGCAGGGCATCTCGCCGAGCGCCTACCTGGGCGCGCTGGGCATGACCGGGCTCACCGCGTGGATCGGGATCCGCGACATCGGCAAGCCGCGGCCCGGTGAGACGGTCATCGTCTCCGCGGCGGCCGGCGCGGTCGGCTCGGTCGCGGGTCAGCTCGCCAAGGCCGTCGGTGCTCGTGTCGTCGGCATCGCCGGCGGGCCCGAGAAATGCGCGCTGCTGACCGATCAGCTCGGCTTCGACGCGGCCGTCGACCACCGTGCAAACGACTGGGCCGCCCAGCTGGCGGCGGCCACGCCCGACGGCATCGACGTCGACTTCGAGAACGTCGGCGGCGATCTGATGGACGCGATCTTCGCGCGCCTCAACATCGGTGCCCGCGTCGCGCTCTGCGGTTTGATCTCCGGCTACAACGCCGAAGACCCCCCGCCGGGTCCGCGCGCATTCGGCAACCTGCTCATTCAGCGCGCCACCGTGCAGGGCTTCATCGTGCTGGATCACTTCGGGCGCGCGGCGGAGGCGATCGGCGAGATCGCCGGCCTGATCGAGGCCGGAAAGCTCACGCCGCTCGAGACCGTCGTCGAGGGGTTCGAGCAGTTGCCGACCGCGATCAACATGCTGTTCGACGGCAAGAACGTCGGCAAGCTGGTGGTCAAGGTCGGTTGA
- a CDS encoding class I SAM-dependent methyltransferase, translating to MSGDAHTITHVSDTARWTALHRATESARPDALFRDPLAGRLAGAHGRAIVDNVRWTDRSGFWLVARTKLIDDAIADALANGCDRVLNLAAGLDTRPYRLDLPPDLTWIEADLPKLLEEKTQILGDQTPRCRLERTAVDLADPRARDAFFNNALDGAAKVFVLTEGLSMYLEPTAVVGLSDAIKRPEVAWWMLDFAFPGLKKRINKNVAGISENAPFKFAPDNGLAFFEDLGWRTVEAESVLVAAHRLHRLPFWMRPLAWLPRPDLRRPGRKSSSAVALLTH from the coding sequence ATGTCAGGCGACGCGCACACGATCACCCATGTTTCCGACACCGCCCGATGGACGGCGTTGCACCGGGCGACCGAATCAGCCCGCCCCGATGCGCTGTTCCGCGACCCACTCGCGGGACGCCTCGCCGGTGCACACGGCCGCGCGATCGTCGACAACGTTCGCTGGACGGATCGCAGCGGTTTTTGGCTGGTCGCGCGCACCAAGCTCATCGACGACGCCATCGCCGACGCGCTCGCGAACGGCTGCGACCGGGTGCTGAATCTCGCCGCCGGCCTGGACACCCGGCCCTACCGCTTAGACCTCCCACCCGATCTCACCTGGATCGAGGCCGATCTGCCCAAGCTGCTCGAGGAGAAGACGCAAATACTCGGCGATCAGACCCCGCGCTGCCGGCTCGAGCGCACAGCGGTTGACCTCGCCGACCCGCGCGCCCGAGACGCGTTCTTCAACAACGCGCTCGACGGTGCGGCGAAGGTCTTCGTGCTGACCGAGGGCCTGTCGATGTACCTCGAGCCCACCGCCGTCGTCGGGCTTTCGGATGCGATCAAGCGCCCCGAGGTCGCGTGGTGGATGCTCGATTTCGCCTTTCCGGGCCTGAAGAAGCGGATCAACAAGAACGTCGCCGGAATTTCGGAAAATGCGCCGTTCAAGTTCGCACCCGACAACGGGCTGGCCTTTTTCGAAGACCTCGGTTGGCGGACCGTGGAGGCGGAGTCGGTACTGGTGGCCGCCCACCGATTGCATCGCCTACCGTTCTGGATGCGTCCGCTTGCCTGGCTGCCTCGACCGGATTTGCGTCGGCCGGGCCGCAAATCGTCGAGTGCGGTCGCCCTGCTCACCCACTGA
- a CDS encoding glycoside hydrolase family 16 protein has translation MPEIDRRRMILTTGIGVLAATLPAPKAWAYPPRPDEPAGRIPPPAAPSSQSGNYIFSDDFDGPAGSAPDASKWAVAKARETIKDPTYWERPENIGQYRDDRRNVFVDGKSNLVLRAAKDGPTYYSGKVQSLWRGGVGHTWEARIKLDCLTPGAWPAYWLGNEDQGEIDVMEWYGNGKWPSATTVHAKANGGEWKTHNVAVDSAWHTWRTQWDEAGIRFWKDYTDGAAPYFDVPASSLPDWPFNAPGYTAYPVFNLAVAGSGGEDPGPGSYPADMLIDWIRVW, from the coding sequence ATGCCGGAGATCGATCGCCGCCGCATGATTTTGACAACCGGGATCGGCGTGCTGGCAGCCACGCTGCCGGCCCCCAAGGCCTGGGCCTACCCGCCCCGGCCGGACGAGCCTGCCGGTCGGATACCGCCGCCCGCTGCGCCCAGCAGCCAATCCGGGAACTACATCTTCTCCGACGATTTCGACGGCCCGGCCGGTTCCGCCCCGGATGCGTCGAAATGGGCGGTGGCCAAAGCCCGCGAGACGATCAAGGACCCGACCTACTGGGAACGACCCGAGAACATCGGGCAGTACCGCGATGATCGGCGCAACGTGTTCGTCGACGGCAAGTCCAACCTGGTGCTGCGCGCCGCCAAGGACGGCCCCACCTATTACAGCGGCAAGGTGCAGAGTCTGTGGCGCGGCGGTGTCGGCCACACCTGGGAGGCACGGATCAAGCTGGACTGCCTGACCCCCGGTGCCTGGCCCGCCTACTGGCTGGGCAACGAGGACCAGGGCGAGATCGACGTCATGGAGTGGTACGGCAACGGCAAATGGCCGTCGGCCACTACCGTGCACGCCAAAGCCAACGGCGGCGAATGGAAGACGCACAACGTCGCGGTGGACAGCGCGTGGCATACCTGGCGCACGCAGTGGGACGAGGCCGGCATCCGGTTCTGGAAGGACTACACCGACGGCGCGGCGCCCTACTTCGACGTACCGGCCAGCTCACTGCCGGACTGGCCTTTCAACGCGCCCGGATACACGGCGTATCCCGTGTTCAACCTCGCGGTCGCTGGCTCGGGTGGCGAAGACCCGGGCCCGGGCAGCTACCCCGCCGACATGCTCATCGACTGGATTCGCGTTTGGTGA
- a CDS encoding TetR/AcrR family transcriptional regulator, with amino-acid sequence MTTRHPYTRRPTIPAVHQQSDNARRRHERRNADRRASNERWQTILKGATEVFRREGFARARLEDVAVEVGINRASLYYYVGTKEELLIALIEQPAYEMTRHCREALESDAAPEEKLRRALGSYITDLATYPELFLLFGESQHIATIPEAQGIVTNADAYGKTLLAIIEEGVAAGAFRSDLDPRLAMLGILGMHNWIHRWYVPGGRNSLAEIGDAFAAMVLAGLRP; translated from the coding sequence TTGACAACACGACACCCGTACACCAGGAGGCCGACGATTCCAGCCGTACACCAGCAGAGCGATAACGCCCGTCGCCGCCACGAGCGGCGCAATGCCGACCGCCGCGCGTCCAACGAGCGGTGGCAGACCATTCTCAAGGGCGCCACCGAAGTGTTCCGTCGCGAGGGATTCGCCCGGGCGCGGCTCGAAGACGTCGCCGTCGAGGTAGGTATCAACCGGGCCTCGCTGTATTACTACGTCGGCACCAAAGAGGAACTGCTGATCGCGCTCATCGAGCAGCCGGCCTACGAGATGACCCGGCACTGCCGCGAAGCGCTCGAATCCGACGCGGCGCCCGAGGAGAAGTTGCGCCGCGCCCTGGGCTCCTACATCACCGACCTCGCGACGTATCCCGAACTCTTCCTGCTGTTCGGCGAAAGTCAGCACATCGCAACCATTCCCGAAGCGCAGGGCATCGTCACCAACGCCGACGCCTACGGCAAGACGCTGCTGGCGATCATCGAAGAGGGTGTCGCAGCCGGCGCGTTCCGTTCGGATCTGGACCCGCGCCTGGCCATGCTCGGCATTTTGGGCATGCACAACTGGATTCACCGCTGGTATGTGCCGGGCGGGCGCAATTCGCTGGCCGAGATCGGTGATGCCTTCGCCGCCATGGTGCTGGCCGGCTTGCGGCCCTGA